The Seleniivibrio woodruffii genome window below encodes:
- a CDS encoding DMT family transporter translates to MSDMLFYIMMVLAMVSWGESWVSAKAVAGSANTDILMFYRFLLTFISYIPVVIFMKETFRINLKGLGFTFLCSMVMIVYNEMFFTGLRYGLASIGGLLVTTLIPVMTFLIVSVANRKIPAGKDIFGLVLGMCGAMIIMKIWNADIDTLFSSGNIFFLAASVVWGFVTYLGGYVRKYTTVLTNGFYMYLFCTLIAGALVLIKGSSTAVPHTFMFWGNMVLLSVAATTFGTTLFFLAATRLGSQKTSSFVYLVPVNALVMSWLFLGEEIHLNTIAGGLLAFCAIYIINKKPKPTL, encoded by the coding sequence ATGTCCGACATGCTCTTCTATATAATGATGGTTCTGGCTATGGTAAGCTGGGGCGAATCATGGGTCTCAGCCAAAGCGGTCGCAGGTTCAGCCAACACAGACATCCTTATGTTCTACCGCTTCCTCCTTACCTTTATAAGCTACATTCCGGTGGTCATTTTCATGAAAGAAACCTTCAGGATCAATCTGAAGGGGCTAGGGTTCACATTTCTGTGCTCAATGGTAATGATAGTTTATAACGAAATGTTCTTCACGGGTCTCAGATACGGCCTTGCAAGCATAGGCGGTCTTCTTGTGACAACCCTTATACCTGTCATGACCTTTCTGATAGTCAGCGTGGCAAACCGCAAAATTCCCGCCGGAAAGGATATTTTCGGACTGGTTCTGGGTATGTGCGGCGCAATGATAATCATGAAGATATGGAATGCTGACATCGATACGCTGTTTTCAAGCGGCAATATATTTTTCCTTGCGGCTTCGGTTGTCTGGGGATTTGTGACCTATCTCGGCGGATATGTGAGAAAATACACTACAGTGCTGACCAACGGATTTTACATGTATCTCTTCTGCACACTCATTGCAGGAGCGCTGGTACTGATCAAAGGCAGCAGCACGGCTGTTCCCCACACGTTCATGTTCTGGGGCAACATGGTGCTTCTGTCCGTGGCGGCAACAACATTCGGAACAACCCTTTTCTTTCTTGCGGCAACACGCCTTGGCTCACAAAAAACCAGCTCGTTCGTTTATCTTGTTCCTGTGAACGCACTGGTGATGAGCTGGCTGTTTCTCGGAGAGGAGATACACCTAAACACAATAGCAGGCGGTCTGCTGGCCTTCTGCGCAATCTATATCATCAACAAAAAGCCTAAACCAACCCTTTAA
- a CDS encoding YgiW/YdeI family stress tolerance OB fold protein — MKGRTLSIISLGILTAFSSAYATLPKYADVAAVIKKPVDDAPVVFQGYIIRKLDSSTFVFSDGTADIKIQVDREVYPDVKVDPMVRVEIRGEVEKDEIDEVEIDVGGMTVLGE, encoded by the coding sequence ATGAAGGGACGCACGCTTTCAATTATTTCTCTGGGTATCCTGACAGCATTTTCATCTGCATATGCAACTCTGCCGAAGTATGCGGACGTTGCGGCTGTCATCAAAAAACCTGTTGACGATGCGCCTGTGGTTTTTCAGGGCTACATAATCAGAAAACTGGACAGCAGTACCTTTGTTTTCTCCGACGGAACAGCGGACATTAAGATTCAGGTGGACAGAGAGGTCTATCCGGATGTGAAGGTCGATCCGATGGTTCGGGTCGAGATTCGGGGCGAAGTTGAAAAAGACGAAATTGACGAGGTTGAGATCGACGTCGGCGGAATGACCGTTCTCGGAGAATAA
- the cbiM gene encoding cobalt transporter CbiM, giving the protein MHISEGVLSVPVLVATGTAGAVLTVYGFYRMKADMMARTALMSSLFFVGSFIHIPVGPASVHLVLNGLVGAVLGFCAFPAILIALVLQALLFQFGGFTTLGTNVLVMALPALAGYFLFALGSKSSGRMRWLLYYLTGAVPVLLSAALLSAVLAFSGSRLYDTAKAIFLMNIPVVVTEGLVSMYLFNFLNKVYPDFLSKNHEN; this is encoded by the coding sequence ATGCATATCTCCGAAGGCGTACTGTCCGTTCCTGTGCTTGTTGCCACGGGAACGGCAGGAGCCGTTTTAACAGTATACGGATTTTACAGGATGAAGGCGGACATGATGGCCAGAACGGCTCTTATGTCCAGCCTGTTTTTTGTTGGCTCTTTCATCCACATTCCCGTGGGGCCTGCCAGCGTCCACCTTGTGCTGAACGGACTGGTGGGGGCGGTTCTGGGGTTCTGCGCCTTTCCTGCGATACTCATCGCTCTGGTGCTTCAGGCGCTTCTTTTTCAGTTCGGAGGATTCACCACGCTGGGAACAAACGTTCTGGTGATGGCTCTCCCCGCACTGGCGGGATATTTTCTGTTTGCGCTCGGTTCGAAAAGCTCCGGCAGAATGAGATGGCTGCTTTACTATCTTACGGGTGCAGTACCCGTGCTTTTGTCTGCGGCTCTGCTCTCCGCCGTTCTTGCATTCAGCGGCAGCAGGCTGTATGATACAGCAAAAGCTATTTTCCTGATGAACATCCCCGTGGTTGTGACAGAGGGGCTGGTTTCGATGTATTTATTTAATTTTTTAAACAAGGTCTATCCCGACTTTTTGAGTAAAAACCATGAAAACTAA
- a CDS encoding energy-coupling factor ABC transporter ATP-binding protein: MSCSITLRDLSLARNGEVLFENVTLSVGHKDKIAVMGHNGAGKTTLLKSIVGLCRVRSGTVEIFHHKLVTEEDFRKARGHIGFVFQDSDDQIIAPTVIEEVAFGLLNSRMKPAEAEAQAEAMLNELGISHLRDRITLHLSGGEKKLVTLASVLVMKPDILLLDEPSAGLDEKSVNQLASILASIDKSMLIVSHDFEFVNKMGAQIMYLTREGLVRG; encoded by the coding sequence ATGAGCTGTTCCATAACCCTGAGAGATTTGAGTCTTGCCAGAAACGGCGAAGTGCTTTTTGAAAACGTGACGCTGAGCGTCGGACATAAGGACAAGATAGCAGTCATGGGGCACAACGGAGCGGGTAAAACGACGCTGTTAAAGTCCATCGTGGGACTTTGCAGGGTCAGGTCGGGCACAGTTGAGATATTTCACCATAAGCTTGTCACCGAAGAGGATTTCCGCAAGGCCAGAGGACATATAGGCTTTGTTTTTCAGGACAGCGACGACCAGATAATCGCCCCTACCGTGATAGAGGAGGTGGCTTTCGGTCTGCTGAACAGCAGGATGAAGCCCGCAGAGGCAGAGGCTCAGGCGGAGGCAATGCTGAACGAGCTTGGAATCTCCCATCTGCGTGACAGGATAACCCTGCATCTGTCCGGCGGCGAAAAGAAACTGGTGACACTGGCTTCCGTGCTGGTGATGAAGCCCGATATCCTCCTTCTGGACGAGCCTTCGGCGGGGCTGGACGAAAAATCGGTCAATCAGCTGGCATCCATTCTTGCATCCATCGACAAGAGCATGCTTATAGTCTCCCATGACTTTGAGTTTGTGAACAAAATGGGCGCACAGATAATGTATCTTACCCGTGAGGGGCTTGTCAGAGGCTGA
- a CDS encoding DUF4198 domain-containing protein has protein sequence MKKILTLMLVLTAFCAHAHFQVLMPNTDAATQQNRNIKFDMFFTHPFEQGPMMEMVKPKAVDLYLNGKKENLMGGIKQVKRSGKSAWEFSYQMKKPGDHIFVVTPDYYFEPAESVFIQHITKTVVNGFGMEEGWDTPVGLKAEIVPLTRPYGLYTGNVFTGKVLYKGKAVPYAEVEVEYYNAGSKVKAPTGTHITQVVKADGNGVFTYAMPFTGWWGFAALIEDDVKLKKDGKQYPVELGALIWVKTYGK, from the coding sequence ATGAAAAAAATTCTCACACTAATGCTTGTGCTGACAGCGTTTTGCGCTCATGCACACTTTCAGGTTCTGATGCCGAACACAGATGCGGCCACACAGCAGAACAGAAACATCAAGTTCGATATGTTCTTCACACACCCCTTTGAGCAGGGTCCCATGATGGAGATGGTGAAGCCCAAGGCGGTTGATCTCTATCTGAACGGTAAAAAAGAGAATCTCATGGGCGGCATAAAGCAGGTTAAAAGATCGGGGAAATCCGCATGGGAGTTCTCATATCAGATGAAAAAGCCCGGCGACCATATTTTTGTGGTGACACCTGACTACTACTTCGAACCTGCGGAATCAGTGTTCATTCAGCATATAACAAAAACGGTTGTGAACGGTTTCGGCATGGAAGAGGGCTGGGACACCCCGGTCGGACTTAAGGCCGAGATAGTTCCGCTGACTCGCCCCTACGGGCTTTACACCGGCAACGTTTTCACCGGAAAGGTGCTTTACAAGGGCAAGGCGGTTCCCTATGCTGAAGTTGAGGTTGAGTATTACAACGCAGGCTCAAAGGTTAAAGCTCCCACAGGCACTCATATCACTCAGGTGGTGAAGGCCGACGGAAACGGTGTGTTCACCTATGCCATGCCTTTCACCGGATGGTGGGGTTTTGCGGCACTCATCGAGGATGATGTGAAGCTGAAAAAAGACGGAAAACAATACCCTGTTGAGCTTGGTGCTCTTATCTGGGTAAAAACATACGGTAAGTAA
- a CDS encoding manganese efflux pump MntP, producing MITFYDILGIALAMSIDAFCVCICVGMKYNKPANYMRLGAAFGFFQFIMPVAGAYAGRLLMKYTGNIKYLAAAFLFYVAFHMFREAWKNKECKVYLSDPTVGVALLMLSLATSMDALGAGISLALWDGGIIWASCVIGIVCALMSFLGVFIGKRSRGYVGHYAEYFGAFILAVIGVRFVL from the coding sequence ATGATTACTTTCTACGACATTCTGGGGATAGCACTTGCCATGAGCATCGATGCATTCTGCGTGTGCATATGCGTCGGTATGAAATATAATAAGCCAGCAAATTATATGAGACTGGGCGCTGCTTTCGGCTTCTTCCAGTTCATTATGCCTGTGGCGGGAGCCTACGCAGGCAGACTTCTTATGAAGTATACCGGAAACATAAAATATCTGGCGGCGGCGTTCCTCTTCTATGTTGCGTTCCATATGTTCCGTGAGGCATGGAAGAACAAGGAATGTAAGGTCTATCTTAGCGATCCAACTGTGGGCGTTGCACTTCTGATGCTCTCTCTTGCCACCAGCATGGACGCTCTGGGAGCAGGAATATCCCTTGCTCTGTGGGACGGCGGTATAATCTGGGCATCCTGCGTGATAGGTATAGTTTGTGCCCTTATGAGTTTTCTGGGCGTGTTCATCGGAAAACGCAGCAGAGGCTATGTCGGCCACTATGCGGAATACTTCGGCGCATTCATTCTGGCGGTGATAGGGGTCAGATTCGTCTTATAA
- a CDS encoding energy-coupling factor transporter transmembrane component T family protein, with product MRFSPAAGILCAVIYSFVIAFKQSITPFDAVFAAGIMALRWNCLPKYALRIAKLNLMIIFISATVYIFGQDSAHAILIFIRYNLIVCVTAAMFCGMNATDFYYGFYTLKLPHKFTVLLFFAVKYIEIIGNEYEKMRTSLRIRNFKPRTDRFTYRTLAYLLGMLLVRSMDRANALTEAMKMRGFAGRLYPFNFRPFFPADVAAAALLVFQIFLTYGVTR from the coding sequence ATGAGATTTTCCCCTGCGGCAGGCATATTGTGCGCCGTCATATATTCTTTCGTGATCGCCTTTAAACAGAGCATAACTCCCTTCGATGCCGTTTTTGCGGCGGGGATCATGGCTCTGCGGTGGAACTGTCTGCCGAAATACGCCCTCCGCATAGCGAAGCTGAATCTTATGATAATCTTCATCAGCGCAACGGTTTACATATTCGGGCAGGATTCTGCGCACGCAATTCTGATATTCATCAGGTACAACCTGATAGTCTGCGTCACCGCCGCCATGTTCTGCGGAATGAACGCAACTGATTTCTACTACGGTTTTTATACGCTGAAACTTCCTCATAAATTCACGGTTCTGCTGTTTTTTGCGGTGAAATACATCGAAATAATCGGAAACGAATACGAAAAGATGCGGACTTCACTCAGAATACGCAACTTCAAGCCCCGAACCGACAGATTCACCTACCGCACCCTCGCCTATCTTCTGGGTATGCTTCTGGTGCGCAGTATGGACAGGGCGAATGCCCTGACCGAGGCGATGAAGATGCGGGGATTTGCGGGCAGGCTCTATCCGTTCAACTTCCGCCCGTTCTTTCCGGCGGACGTTGCGGCGGCGGCGCTGCTGGTGTTTCAGATTTTTCTTACATACGGAGTGACCCGATGA
- a CDS encoding leucyl aminopeptidase family protein translates to MKISCRKKTALNSKKDAILIPVYRNMRPLKSLTGKKIEDSINEMIGSDYFSYDEKEFTSFYVEIGRKLKKIYLVNISKDPQELRYYMELGSAYSKLLKKDRISSFSMIAFEDVYMDKKDPQYTAAFLDGFFFGQYSYDAYKKEKGWQFDEVEVITSYAKLKRSMDDNAAGLNTQFENIYLAKDLVNTPPADLTPAIFADKIREAGTENLKVTVVEDMAELAEKFPMVYAVGKGSSNPPRMVMLEYNGNPQSEKHVALVGKGVTFDSGGNNLKPTGSIEDMKTDMAGAAAVYAVTKTAAETGMKVNIKTYIPMVENIIGTCSYKPGDILTSAMGKTVEILNTDAEGRLILADALYTATKSDPEVIIDVATLTGACIIALGKNCAGLFSNRKFLAKNITDISYDVAEDIWELPLLESYQKRVKSDIADLRNIAKQKGEAGSVIAGLFLQEFVDNWPWIHLDIAGPSFIEEEHPIFGKYATGFGIRLLNRFIKVHYAENA, encoded by the coding sequence ATGAAAATATCCTGTAGGAAGAAAACGGCGCTTAATTCCAAAAAGGATGCGATACTGATTCCTGTGTACCGCAATATGCGCCCCCTGAAGTCACTGACGGGAAAAAAGATAGAGGATTCCATCAACGAAATGATCGGCTCGGACTATTTCTCTTATGATGAGAAGGAGTTCACCTCTTTCTATGTCGAGATAGGCCGCAAGCTGAAAAAAATATATCTGGTGAACATCTCCAAAGATCCTCAGGAACTCAGATATTACATGGAGCTGGGTTCTGCATATTCTAAACTGCTGAAAAAGGACAGGATATCCTCCTTTTCCATGATAGCCTTCGAAGACGTATACATGGACAAGAAGGATCCCCAGTACACTGCGGCATTTCTGGACGGATTTTTCTTCGGCCAGTACAGCTATGATGCATATAAGAAAGAGAAGGGATGGCAGTTTGACGAGGTTGAGGTGATCACTTCATACGCCAAGCTTAAACGCAGTATGGACGACAACGCCGCAGGGCTGAACACCCAGTTCGAAAATATCTATCTGGCTAAAGACCTTGTGAACACCCCTCCCGCCGACCTTACGCCTGCAATATTTGCTGATAAGATAAGGGAAGCCGGAACTGAAAATCTGAAAGTGACCGTTGTTGAGGACATGGCGGAACTGGCTGAAAAATTCCCCATGGTCTATGCGGTGGGCAAAGGCAGCAGCAATCCTCCCCGCATGGTTATGCTGGAATACAACGGAAATCCTCAGAGCGAGAAACACGTAGCGCTCGTGGGCAAAGGGGTGACCTTTGATTCCGGCGGAAACAACCTGAAACCCACAGGTTCAATAGAAGACATGAAAACCGACATGGCGGGTGCGGCGGCTGTTTATGCAGTTACAAAAACTGCGGCCGAAACCGGAATGAAGGTAAACATAAAAACATATATCCCCATGGTTGAGAACATCATCGGCACATGCTCCTATAAGCCGGGGGATATCCTCACCAGCGCAATGGGCAAAACGGTTGAGATACTCAACACGGACGCAGAGGGCAGGCTTATCCTTGCGGATGCGCTTTACACCGCCACAAAGTCCGACCCCGAGGTCATAATCGACGTTGCGACGCTGACAGGCGCATGTATCATAGCTCTGGGCAAAAATTGTGCGGGACTTTTCTCCAACAGAAAATTCCTTGCGAAGAACATCACCGACATTTCATACGACGTTGCCGAGGACATCTGGGAGCTTCCCCTGCTTGAGTCCTATCAGAAAAGGGTTAAAAGCGACATTGCCGATCTGCGCAACATCGCAAAGCAGAAGGGCGAGGCAGGTTCTGTCATCGCAGGTCTCTTCCTGCAGGAGTTTGTGGACAACTGGCCGTGGATACACCTTGATATTGCAGGCCCCTCATTCATAGAGGAAGAGCACCCCATATTCGGCAAATACGCAACGGGATTCGGCATAAGGCTGCTGAACAGATTCATAAAAGTACATTACGCAGAGAATGCGTAA
- the glgA gene encoding glycogen synthase GlgA has translation MSGFNILFVTSEAAPFSKTGGLGDVSGALPAALADSNKVIVVSPLYSSINREKYGIKLVTGGCCVHMGNCEEFYALHHTVLDGVDFYFLEFDKYFNRTGIYHTKAGEYGDNPFRFSFLSRAALQVAKDLNFRPDIAHVNDWQTSLVPYYIKRLGDPFFADTKSIITIHNIGYQGIFGTEFMEYAGIAKDDFNAGAFENFGAVNLLKGGLAFADKITTVSPTYAKEIRGPIGSSGLHELLNARGSDLAGILNGIDTGVWNPAKDTYIPYQFDVKRLENKTKNKLELQKRFGLIQDEKIALFGFVGRFADQKGLYLLRDACVRAMNEMVCQFVVVGSGEQEYEEFFSALPARYPGGVGAFIGYSEELAHIVEAGSDFFVMPSLYEPCGLNQMYSLAYGTLPVVRATGGLDDTVDNYDESTGGGTGFKFEAISAEALFNTIGWAVSTYYDRPKHIEAMRKRAMAKDFGWKKSADAYIHLYKAVKGLV, from the coding sequence ATGTCAGGATTTAACATATTATTTGTAACCAGCGAAGCCGCACCCTTTTCGAAAACAGGCGGGCTGGGCGATGTCAGCGGTGCGCTTCCTGCGGCACTGGCCGACAGCAACAAGGTCATTGTCGTTTCCCCTCTCTATTCATCCATAAACAGGGAAAAATACGGAATAAAGCTTGTAACAGGCGGATGCTGTGTGCATATGGGCAACTGCGAAGAGTTCTATGCCCTGCACCACACTGTTCTTGACGGTGTGGACTTCTATTTCCTTGAGTTCGATAAATACTTTAACCGCACTGGGATATATCACACAAAGGCAGGGGAATACGGCGACAACCCGTTCCGTTTCTCGTTCCTCAGCCGGGCGGCTCTGCAGGTTGCAAAAGACCTGAATTTCAGACCGGACATAGCCCATGTTAACGACTGGCAGACGTCTCTCGTTCCTTATTATATAAAGCGTCTGGGCGACCCTTTCTTTGCGGATACCAAAAGCATAATCACCATACATAACATAGGCTATCAGGGGATATTCGGAACTGAGTTCATGGAATATGCGGGAATAGCTAAGGATGATTTCAACGCAGGAGCGTTTGAGAACTTCGGAGCGGTTAACCTGTTGAAAGGCGGGCTTGCCTTTGCGGACAAGATAACCACCGTCAGCCCCACCTATGCGAAAGAGATCCGGGGGCCAATAGGCTCGTCAGGGCTCCATGAGCTTCTGAATGCAAGGGGAAGCGACCTTGCGGGGATACTCAACGGAATCGATACCGGCGTGTGGAATCCTGCAAAGGACACCTATATACCTTATCAGTTTGATGTGAAAAGACTTGAAAATAAAACGAAAAATAAGCTGGAACTCCAGAAGAGGTTCGGCCTGATACAGGATGAGAAGATCGCTCTGTTCGGTTTCGTAGGCAGGTTTGCAGACCAGAAGGGGCTTTACCTTCTGCGTGATGCCTGTGTGCGTGCCATGAACGAAATGGTCTGCCAGTTTGTGGTGGTGGGTTCAGGCGAACAGGAATACGAGGAGTTTTTTAGCGCTCTTCCGGCCAGATATCCGGGCGGGGTCGGTGCTTTCATCGGCTACAGCGAGGAACTGGCGCATATTGTGGAGGCGGGCAGTGATTTCTTTGTGATGCCGTCTCTCTATGAACCCTGCGGGCTGAACCAGATGTACAGTCTGGCATACGGCACTCTGCCTGTTGTCCGTGCAACCGGAGGGCTTGACGATACTGTGGATAACTATGACGAGTCAACCGGCGGCGGAACGGGATTTAAGTTTGAGGCCATCAGTGCGGAAGCACTTTTCAATACCATAGGCTGGGCAGTCAGCACCTACTACGACCGCCCGAAACATATAGAAGCCATGCGCAAACGTGCCATGGCAAAGGATTTCGGCTGGAAAAAATCAGCGGATGCCTACATCCACCTTTATAAAGCCGTTAAAGGGTTGGTTTAG
- a CDS encoding STT3 domain-containing protein, protein MDVLFFIILLLLVYVLNTAVRYRQHIDISQSISHEAAGHIIMAANDPYRWLRYAKEMSAGTFVSGKDPLSAGTPLPFTPPLSFMICKLSGASGLDMETASSLLTVFLSGLFVFPLGILMYRLGMPAAGIGGGITGGLCLAYLQRTTAFQPDTDMLNLFFPLTIILFIHLAGRGRTLLWSAAAGLFCWFHYRWYVHSGFAPVWLTLLMIYLLIMGKKGNIILYSVLVFIIFCSPFQFYSGFTGLFDFFSEGAKSYPAAVDELRRMTFAESLRMLTKDGWSALAGLLLFGATLRRTYLLLPLFALGCLMFFKGERFGMYLGMFAGMGFGVLAAFVFGRVRRFGFALSCAGTLFISVMLIHPYFVPAPYVSKQLFEEMEKLNIPAGSVVVSHWNYGFLLQYLKNVGTVSDGASQFKEGWLLTRELMRSADPNPFAGRVDDEKPLWLVLTEDMNVSGGLHGYFNANGLDFTNIEHGLDSDLKITENGMFFSIYNNKTHESFFGKSFIIGTSDIGCFKLENRKYPYIAVYKAKAHCQ, encoded by the coding sequence ATGGATGTCCTTTTTTTTATCATCCTTCTGCTTCTGGTATATGTGCTGAATACTGCGGTGCGATACCGTCAGCATATAGATATATCTCAGAGCATAAGCCACGAGGCGGCGGGGCACATTATTATGGCGGCTAACGACCCCTACCGATGGCTCAGATATGCGAAGGAGATGTCAGCGGGAACTTTCGTCAGCGGCAAAGATCCGCTGTCTGCAGGCACTCCGCTTCCGTTCACTCCCCCTTTAAGCTTTATGATCTGCAAGCTGTCAGGTGCGTCAGGGCTTGATATGGAAACCGCATCCAGCCTGCTCACGGTCTTTCTTTCCGGCCTGTTTGTATTTCCCCTCGGTATTCTGATGTACCGTCTGGGCATGCCTGCGGCGGGTATCGGCGGCGGCATAACCGGAGGGCTGTGTCTTGCTTATCTTCAGAGAACCACTGCATTCCAGCCGGACACGGATATGCTGAACCTGTTTTTCCCGCTGACGATAATTCTGTTCATTCATCTGGCGGGCAGGGGGAGAACTCTGCTCTGGTCGGCGGCGGCGGGGCTTTTCTGCTGGTTTCATTACAGATGGTACGTGCACAGCGGTTTTGCTCCGGTCTGGCTCACACTTCTTATGATTTATTTGCTAATTATGGGCAAAAAAGGAAATATCATCCTGTATAGTGTTCTTGTTTTTATAATTTTCTGTTCACCGTTTCAGTTTTACAGCGGTTTTACAGGATTGTTCGATTTCTTTTCAGAAGGGGCGAAAAGCTATCCGGCGGCTGTTGACGAGCTGAGGAGAATGACCTTTGCCGAAAGTCTGCGGATGCTCACCAAAGACGGCTGGTCTGCTCTGGCGGGGCTTCTGTTGTTTGGGGCAACACTCCGGCGGACGTATCTGCTCCTGCCGCTTTTTGCGCTGGGATGCCTTATGTTTTTCAAAGGGGAAAGATTCGGGATGTATCTGGGGATGTTTGCGGGTATGGGCTTCGGTGTTCTGGCCGCTTTCGTATTCGGTCGGGTGAGGCGGTTCGGTTTTGCGCTCTCCTGCGCAGGTACACTTTTTATTTCCGTAATGCTCATTCATCCGTATTTTGTACCCGCTCCCTACGTTTCAAAACAACTCTTCGAAGAGATGGAAAAACTGAATATTCCGGCAGGTTCTGTGGTTGTTTCTCACTGGAACTACGGTTTTCTGCTCCAGTATCTGAAAAACGTGGGGACGGTTTCGGACGGAGCCAGCCAGTTCAAAGAGGGCTGGTTATTAACCCGTGAGCTTATGAGATCAGCCGATCCTAACCCTTTTGCAGGCAGAGTTGATGATGAAAAACCGCTCTGGCTGGTGCTTACGGAGGATATGAACGTTTCCGGAGGTTTGCACGGATATTTCAATGCGAACGGACTGGATTTCACTAATATTGAACATGGACTCGATTCGGATTTGAAAATTACGGAAAATGGTATGTTTTTTTCAATTTATAACAATAAAACACATGAATCATTTTTTGGGAAATCGTTTATTATTGGTACTTCCGATATAGGCTGTTTTAAGCTGGAAAATCGCAAGTACCCATATATCGCTGTGTATAAAGCAAAAGCTCACTGTCAATAA
- a CDS encoding ABC transporter ATP-binding protein, translating into MSLIAIENLSAGYGEIGVLFDVSMRVEAGEVVSIIGANGAGKSSLLKAMSGLIRPTAGTITFNGENITQLPADEIVERGLVHVPEGRRLFSLMTVYENLEMGAFSKHAQKDFKKNLEDVHKLFPRLAERGKQLAGTLSGGEQQMVAIGRGIMSSPKVMMFDEPSLGLAPVLKKDIFAAVKRIAVEYGTTIVLVEQDVMNSLAISDRAYVMEQGQIVIEGTAQELLKDPHIKEAYLGV; encoded by the coding sequence ATGTCGCTAATAGCCATTGAGAATCTTAGTGCCGGATACGGCGAGATAGGCGTTCTTTTCGACGTCTCCATGCGTGTGGAGGCGGGCGAGGTGGTGAGTATCATCGGAGCAAACGGCGCAGGAAAATCAAGTCTGCTGAAAGCCATGTCCGGTCTTATCCGCCCCACAGCAGGAACAATAACCTTCAACGGCGAGAACATAACTCAGCTTCCCGCCGATGAGATAGTTGAGCGGGGACTTGTCCATGTGCCCGAAGGCAGAAGACTGTTCAGCCTTATGACGGTTTATGAGAACCTTGAGATGGGGGCATTCAGCAAACATGCTCAGAAGGATTTCAAAAAGAATCTGGAGGACGTGCATAAGCTTTTTCCCAGACTCGCAGAGCGTGGCAAACAGCTTGCGGGAACCCTTTCAGGCGGCGAACAGCAGATGGTTGCCATCGGCAGGGGCATAATGTCCAGCCCGAAGGTAATGATGTTCGACGAGCCTTCTCTTGGTCTGGCTCCGGTTCTTAAAAAGGATATCTTTGCTGCGGTGAAGAGAATCGCCGTTGAATACGGCACAACGATTGTTCTTGTTGAGCAGGACGTTATGAACTCGCTGGCAATCAGCGACAGGGCATACGTTATGGAGCAGGGGCAGATAGTTATCGAGGGAACGGCTCAGGAACTTTTGAAAGATCCCCACATCAAAGAAGCATATCTGGGCGTATAA